Proteins encoded within one genomic window of Polynucleobacter duraquae:
- a CDS encoding adenine phosphoribosyltransferase, protein MNLLDYLPGVPDFPKPGILFRDISPLLANPNAFKEATLQLEALAQQFDYSHILGIESRGFIFGTALAYQAHKGLALARKPNKLPLASHRESYGLEYGLDSLEIAQSTLPAGARILIVDDVLATGGTIIAASKLLKKAGFDVAGALTLLEIDGLNGSKILSQTGIANKTVLVA, encoded by the coding sequence ATGAATTTATTAGATTATCTACCCGGAGTTCCGGACTTTCCAAAGCCGGGGATCCTCTTTAGGGATATCTCCCCTTTATTAGCCAACCCGAATGCATTTAAGGAGGCTACGCTACAGCTAGAGGCCCTTGCACAGCAGTTTGATTACAGCCATATTTTAGGTATTGAATCACGAGGTTTTATTTTTGGCACTGCCCTCGCCTATCAGGCCCATAAGGGCCTCGCTTTAGCCCGAAAACCCAATAAGCTGCCTTTGGCCAGCCACCGAGAGTCTTATGGGCTGGAATATGGTTTAGATTCTCTGGAAATTGCACAATCTACTTTGCCAGCAGGTGCGCGTATTTTGATTGTGGATGATGTGCTGGCCACTGGGGGCACCATCATTGCGGCTAGCAAACTACTGAAAAAAGCTGGCTTTGATGTTGCTGGCGCTTTGACCTTGCTAGAAATCGATGGCTTAAATGGAAGCAAGATCTTGAGCCAAACCGGAATTGCCAATAAGACGGTTTTAGTTGCTTAA
- a CDS encoding 5'-methylthioadenosine nucleosidase has translation MKTQLLIITALESELDKSALPAGVDIVYSGVGKINATAASLQAIHQYQPQRIVNFGTVGKINSALEGLLEIGRVIQRDMMTVPLAPRGQTPFCSKPSQYLSLGGEHTCGTGDSFVTAHDSWLISQGIDVVDMELFAIANIAYQFNIPWQSFKYVTDDANADSGNEWTHRVNHGQELYLAKLKDLMSA, from the coding sequence ATGAAAACACAATTGCTTATTATTACCGCATTAGAGTCCGAGCTGGATAAAAGCGCATTGCCCGCCGGTGTCGATATTGTGTATTCCGGGGTCGGAAAAATCAACGCAACGGCAGCAAGCTTGCAGGCTATCCATCAATATCAGCCTCAACGGATAGTGAACTTTGGGACCGTTGGAAAAATCAACTCTGCTCTAGAAGGTTTACTGGAAATCGGTAGGGTGATTCAGCGCGACATGATGACAGTACCTTTGGCTCCACGAGGGCAGACCCCGTTTTGCTCAAAACCGTCTCAATATTTATCACTTGGCGGTGAGCATACTTGCGGAACTGGTGATAGTTTTGTAACGGCTCATGATTCTTGGTTGATATCTCAGGGTATTGATGTGGTGGATATGGAGTTATTTGCTATCGCCAATATTGCTTATCAATTTAATATCCCATGGCAATCATTTAAATACGTGACCGATGATGCTAATGCAGACTCTGGAAACGAATGGACTCACCGCGTTAATCACGGTCAAGAACTCTATTTAGCCAAGCTTAAAGACTTGATGAGCGCTTAA